ATTGGCGTTCAGCTTGATAACCGGCGCCTTCTGCTAAAATTACTGCTACTTGTTCCCATATTGACATTCCAAAAGTTGTATTCATCGATTGAATGAATGAAAACATCGCGTAACGGTCTTTACCTAGGAGTCTATGATGAAATGGCATATAAGAAGTTTCTGGTTCATATTTTTTCAATTTTTCTTTTACGGTATCAATTAATAAAGTAATAATTTTGTCCTTTACTAATTGTTTAAGCGCCATCATTAATCGTCTTTTATAAAATAAAATATCGATTCGAAATATCTATTTTTATCCCGTTCCGTTCTCATCAAGACAGGGCGATGGAAAACATCGATTAGTTGAAATCCACATTGTTTGCCAATATCAGGGTAAAGATTAAACTTATCATTAGCAACGATGAAAATCTTTGCCCCCTTTATTAAATTTTTAGCAATATTTTTAAAAACATCAACAATCCCTCGTACATATTCCTTTCGCGCATTTTCGCTCTGTCCTTTACTTGCCGGCCCTATTTCTAACTCATCTTGCCTCGGAAAACCGAATAGTTCGTAAGCATATCGATGTTGTTCATGATAATCAATTACACCAACATAGGGTGGTGAAGTAAAAACTCCGTCTATTTTATAATAATCGGGTAAAGTAACTTTTCGGGCATCTCCCTGAATAATTTTGACAAAAGCATCCGTTCTGATTTTATCAAACTCTTTAAGTCTTTTTATTGTATCATAACTATAGCGTCTGATGAACTTGTAGGCTTCTGCGATTGGCATGCAGTATCTTTTGTGTTTTATACACCAATATTTTTCTCTAACTGGTTTTTTAGGTCTTGCTAAATCATAATGGGGAATAAGTCTTGCTGAGCGTGCCGAACGAGATAAAATTACTTTTAACACATCTTGATTTTTATAATGATTAATAATGCTTTTGTAAAAAAGAATTTCTTGTAATGCTTTTGGCGAAAACCAAGTTCGTAAATATTCACTGTCGGTATCAAACTGTGTTGCCATTTTATGGAATAAAGATTTATTTTCCAAACTCGTTTTATAT
This genomic window from candidate division WOR-3 bacterium contains:
- a CDS encoding DNA methyltransferase, which gives rise to MLQINREAAKKYGIDINKIEAISDTQKNLQILGNDLTFLSIKESERTKHVHRLHPYLGKFIPQLVEVFLKKYFKPGDTIIDPFSGSGTTLVEANTLGINSIGIELSHFNILIQQVKTKKYNLDEVEFEIRDALKKLWEYKTSLENKSLFHKMATQFDTDSEYLRTWFSPKALQEILFYKSIINHYKNQDVLKVILSRSARSARLIPHYDLARPKKPVREKYWCIKHKRYCMPIAEAYKFIRRYSYDTIKRLKEFDKIRTDAFVKIIQGDARKVTLPDYYKIDGVFTSPPYVGVIDYHEQHRYAYELFGFPRQDELEIGPASKGQSENARKEYVRGIVDVFKNIAKNLIKGAKIFIVANDKFNLYPDIGKQCGFQLIDVFHRPVLMRTERDKNRYFESIFYFIKDD